In Brassica rapa cultivar Chiifu-401-42 chromosome A06, CAAS_Brap_v3.01, whole genome shotgun sequence, a single window of DNA contains:
- the LOC103871854 gene encoding uncharacterized protein LOC103871854 — protein MSYAQRGHVLAIERLAPRLAALRIELCPYHMTVGCFWKVYFVLLHSRLSKHDAYLLSSPQVMEAIALWMKELQNQTNSTKTGRGDILQEPSTSSFYHHAPPEFLSPRIYAFEPPSIMYRDVETVSQNVQFIDKAVIEEEPIQKIDKNSGSLRPTLKDDDDDDDWPEEEDCGHKWAPMYTVNEDDVSFSDLEGDDDISSIVLKSNSTTSKGINQKGT, from the exons ATGTCTTATGCTCAGAGAGGTCATGTTTTAGCCATAGAGCGTCTTGCTCCGAGGTTAGCTGCACTGAGAATAGAACTCTGTCCTTACCACATGACTGTTGGTTGCTTCTGGAAAGTCTATTTTGTTCTTCTCCATTCACGGCTCAGTAAACACGATGCTTACCTTTTGTCTTCCCCACAG GTGATGGAAGCGATAGCATTGTGGATGAAAGAGCTTCAGAATCAAACTAATTCCACTAAAACAGGTCGTGGAGATATTCTTCAGGAGCCATCAACTTCGAGTTTCTACCACCATGCTCCTCCTGAGTTTCTTTCTCCAAGAATATATGCCTTTGAACCTCCTTCAATCATGTATCGCGACGTTGAAACGGTGTCTCAGAATGTGCAGTTCATCGATAAAGCTGTTATCGAGGAAGAACCAATCCAGAAGATCGATAAAAATAGTGGAAGCCTAAGGCCAACACtcaaagatgatgatgatgatgatgattggcCAGAAGAGGAAGATTGTGGTCATAAGTGGGCTCCAATGTACACAGTGAATGAGGATGATGTTTCTTTCAGTGATCTCGAAGGTGACGACGATATAAGTAGCATAGTACTCAAATCTAATAGTACTACCTCAAAGGGCATAAACCAAAAAGGAACATGA